In Xanthomonas campestris pv. phormiicola, the DNA window CGCGGACGTCCGCTACCGGCTCGCCGCGACGCGCACGCCGACGGTCATGGCACAGTTCATGGAAGGGCTCGATGACGCCATCCGGCGAGCGACCGGCTTCGCGGCCCGCATCCGTTGTTTCGGCTACGCGGCGCACTGCATTCATGCACGCAACTGATCGGCGATCCGGAGAAATGCGATGACGAAGGACGTTTTCCCGAGCCAGCGGATCGGCGATTTCACCATCACCGCCATCAGCGACGGCTATCTCGGCGTCGGCCTGGACGCGCTCATGAACGTGGAGCCGGCCGACGCCCTGCAGCTGCAGAACGATGGGCGGGTGGAAGACGCTTCCGCAGTCCATATCAACTGCTACCTGGTACAAGGCCGTGGCCGCACGATCCTGATCGATGCCGGTGCCGGCGGCTTCAAGCAATGGGGCGGTCGGCTGCTGCGCAACCTGTCGCTGGCAGGCCTGCGCCCCGCACAGATCGATGCGATCCTGCTGACCCATGCCCATCCCGATCATGTCGGGGGACTGATCGACGCCTCCGGAGACGTCGCCTTTCCGAATGCCGAACTCGTCGTGCAGCGTCGGGAGATCGCGTTCTGGCAGGACGACGGCAACCTGAGCCGCGCCGCCGCGCGCGCGCGCGGCAATTTCCTGCTCGCGCGCCAGGTGTTCGACGGCTATCGCGACAGGCTGCGCATCTTCGATGCAGGCGAGGTGTTGCCTGGCATCGCCGCCCTGCCGCTGCCAGGGCACACAGCCGGACACACGGGCTATCGTCTCGACGCCGGCGAGCGCAGCCTGCTGGTCTGGGGCGACATCGTGCATTTCCCGCAGATCCAGGTGCCGCACCCGGAGGTGTCGATCGTCTTCGACCATGATCCGGCGCTTGCAGTCGCGACGCGGTCGCGGCTGTTGGATCTGGTCAGCACGGAGCGGCTCCTGATCGCCGGCATGCACTTCGGCGAACTCGGCTTCGCACGCATCGAACGAACCAACGCGGCCTACGCTGTGACCTATGAGGCATGACAGTGGCGTCTTCTCCGTCTGCGGATCGGGAGGCCACGGCAGATCCGTGATGGCTGAGGCGACGACCGCCGGGTCGGCGCCGGCCAACGCGGCCACGCCGCTGCGGTTACGTTGCAGGCGGCGAAACGCTCCCCTGAGCGCGATTGGCGGCCCGCCTCACCCCAGCGCCAGCAGCTCGCGCATGTCGTCCATCCGCAACACCACGTCGGCGGTGGCCAGGTCCAGCTCGCGCGGATAACCGTAGCGCACCAGTGCCGCCGGCATGCCGGCGGCGTGCGCGGCCTGCAGGTCGGTGCCGGAATCGCCGACCATCAGGCAGCGCGCCGGCGGCTGCGCGAAGTGCTGCGCCAGGTGCAGCAGCGGCAGCGGGCTGGGCTTGCGCTCGGGCAGGCTGTCGCCGCCGAGCGCCGCGGCGAACGCATCGGCCACGCCGAGATGGCGCAGCAACGGCTGTACGAACGCCGAGGGCTTGTTGGTGCACAGCGCCAGCGTGACGCCGCGCGCGCGCAACTGCGCCAGCGCCTCGGCCACGCCCGGGTACAGGCGCGGGCTGCGCAGCAGGCATTCTTCGTAGTGGCGCATGAAAGCCGGCATTACCGCGTCGATCGGAGTGGCGTCGTGCGCATGCCGCCACGCGGTTTCGACCAGCTTGCGCACGCCCTCGCCGATCCAGCCGAGCACGGTGGCTTCGGGCACGCGCGCCAGGCCGAACTCGGCCAACGTGCGGTTGAGCGCTTCGGCGATATCGGCGCCGCTGTCCACCAGGGTGCCGTCCAGATCGAACACCACCAGCGCGTACGGAAATGTCATGTCGTTCCCGGGTGCGAAAGCAGCGCCCATTGTAGGCGCCGCGCTCAGTCGCGATCCCAGTACGGCACCTCGCCGAAACGCGCGACCAGGAAATCCAGGAACGCGCGCACGATCGCCGGCTGCTGCCGGCGCGAGGCGTACACGCCGAAGATGTCCATCGTGTCCAGTTCGTGGTCGGGCAGCACGCGCTGCAATTCGCCGCTGCGCAGCAGCGCCGCGGCCTGGTAGGTCGGCAGCATGGCGATGCCGGCGCCGGCGCGCACCGCCTCCAGCAGCACGGTGGCCTCGTTGGCGGTGAAGTTGCCGCTCACCGCCACCGACACCGGTTCGCCGCGGTAGCGCAGCGGCCACTCGTGCCTGCCCACGTAGTGATGGCCCAGGCAGTTGTGTGCGGCCAGGTCGGCGGCGCTGTGCGGCGCGCCGCGCCGCTGCAGATAGGCCGGCGCCGCGCACAGCACCGAGCGGCACACGCTCAGGCGCCGCGCGATCAAGCCCGGGTCGACGCGATGCGAGATGCGCACCGCCAGGTCGATGCGTTCCTCGACCAGGTTGACCGTGCGATCGGCCAGCAGCATGTCCACCCGCGCCTGCGGATGGCGGGCCACGAACTCGGCCGCCGCCGCGGCCAGATGCGCCTGGCCGAACGAGGCCGAGGCGGTGACGCGCAGCTGTCCGTGCGGCTCCGGGTCGTCGCTGGCCAGTTCGTCGCGCAGCGAGGCGCCGATCGCCAGCATCGGCCGGAACCGCGCCAGCGCGGTCTCGCCGGCGCCGGTCAGGGTCACCCGCCGCGTGGTCCGGTGCAGCAGGCGCGCGCCCAGCCAGCGCTCCAGTTCGGCCAGGTGGCGCGAGACCATCGCCCGCGACAGCTCCAGCGCCTCGGCGGCCGCGGTGAGACTGCCGCGCTCGGCGACCTCGACGAACACGGCAATCGCGGTCAGACGGTCCATTCGCTCGTTCCATGCAACAAATAATCGACTTATACGCGGTTTATCGCGCTAATTGCCGGGACTAGGCTGTGCGCATCCCATCCGTCCCCTGGAGTCCCTCGATGCACATCGCCCTGATCGGCGCAACCGGCCATATCGGCCGCCACATCGCCCGCGAAGCCCTGCGCCGCGGCCATGCCGTCACCGCGCTGGTCCGCAATGCGCAGCCGCGGCCGCCGGAACTGGACGGCGCCAGCATCGTGCTCGCGTCGCTGGACGACCGCGCCGCGCTCGCCGCCGCGGTGCGCGGCCACGACGTGCTGGCCAGCGCCTACGGCCCCGGCGCCGCCGCGGCCGACACCATTCCGGGCGTGGCCCAGACCCTGATCGATGTTGCCCGCAGCGCCGGCGTGCGCCGCCTGCTGGTGGTCGGCGGCGCCGGCAGCCTGGAAGTGGCGCCGGGCCTGCAACTGGTGGACACGCCGGACTTCCCCGACGCCTACAAGCCCTACGCGCTGGCCCACCGCGCCGCCCTGCAGCACCTCCAGGCCGCCGCCGACCTGGACTGGACCTTCTACGCGCCGGCCGCGGAAATCGGCCCCGGCGACCAGCGCGGCGGCGTGCGCACCCAGGCCACCGCCCTGCTCGGCGACGCGCAGGGCCATAGCGCGATCAGCTACGCCGACTACGCCAGCGCCTTCGTCGACGAGATCGAGCGCCCGCAGTACCTGCGCCAGATCGCCACCGCCGCGTACTGAGCGACGCACCGGGCGTTCGGCGTCGCCTCGGCGCCGGTCAGCGGCGCCAGGGACGCGATGCTGGTCGATGCGCAGTTCTCCGCGGCGCAGGACCTGACCGCGGTGCGCTTCACCGCCGCCTGCATCCGCGCGTTCGACGAGCAAACCGCCAAGGCGACGGACGCCGCCGCGCTGGTCGCAGCGAGGCAACAGCGCTATCCGCAGCTGGGCGGCGTGGACGCGCTGCAACTCAGCGCGCAGGTCGCCAAGGACGAACTGCGCTGGCCGTGAGCGAACGGCCGGCGCGCGGCGGTGCACGGCACCGCCCGCGTCGGCATGCCGCTCAACGGAACAGCCGCCCCTGCGCCTGCACCGGTTCGGGCTCGTGGAAGCCGGCCAGGCCCACGCCGACCAGGCGGTAGCGCGTGGAGGCGGGCAAGTCGACGCGCTGGCGCAAGGCCAGCGCGATGTCGGTCAGCGCCTGCAGCGATTGCGGCGGTTGCTCCGGGGTGAAGCTGCGGGTCAGGATGCGGAACTGCGCGGTCTTCAACTTCAGCACCACGGTGCGCGCGACGCGCTCGGTGCGGCGGGTCGCGTTCCAGGTCTTTTCCGCCAGCTGCCGGATCGCCGGTTCCAGCGCGTCCAGCGCCAGGTCCTCGGCGAAGGTGTCTTCGGAAGAAATCGACTGCACCTGCTGGTCCGATTCCACCGGACGCTCGTCGATGCCGCGCGCACGCTGATACAGGCGCAGCCCGAAGCTGCCGAAGCGCGCTTCCAGTTCCGCTTCGGCATGCGCACGCAGGTCGCCGACGGTGACGATGCCCAGCGCCGCCAGCCTGGCCTGCATCACCTTGCCCACGCCCGGCACCTTGCTGACCGGCAGCGGGGTCAGGAACGCCTCGACGCGGTGCGGACGGATCACGAACTGGCCATCGGGCTTGCGCCAGTCCGAGGCGATCTTGGCCAGGAACTTGTTCGGCGCGATGCCGGCCGAGGCGGTCAATGCGGTTTCCTCGCGGATCTGCGCGCGGATGGTCTGCGCGATCTCGGTGGCGGTGGCCAGATCGCCCTTGGGCGCGGTGACGTCGAGATAGGCCTCGTCCAGCGACAGCGGTTCGATCAGATCGGTGTGGCGCTGGAAGATCTCGCGCACCTGCCGCGACACGGCCTTGTAACGCGCGAAATCCGGCGGCACGAAGATCGCGTCCGGGCACAAGCGCTCGGCACGCAACGCCGGCATCGCCGAGCGGATGCCGAACACGCGCGCCTCGTACGACGCGGCGCACACCACCGAGCGCATGCCGCGCCATGCCACCACCACCGGCTTGCCGCGCAATGCGGGATCGTCACGCTGCTCCACGGACGCGTAGAACGCATCCATGTCGACGTGAATGATCTTGCGCATCGGCCCTGCACCCTACGCCAGCGAACGGTAGCCGCATGATAAGCCAGGCCTGCGCATGCACTGCGAACGCATGCCTTGATTTCGCTCAGCGCGCCGCATTGCAGCACTGCCTACGCTACGCGTGCGTACGGATAAAACGTTTGATTGAAAGCGCGGGCGTCGTGCACGCTTGCGCGCCTCGACTGTCTGCCCTGGGAAATTCGCTCATGAGCCGCCTCACTTCGTATTCACGCGAACACCTTCTCGCCAGCGCGCGCGGCGAACTGTTCGGCGCCGAGGCCGCACGCCTGCCCAACGATCCGATGCTGATGTTCGACCGCATCACCCACATCGACGACAACGGCGGCGCGCACGGCAAGGGCGTGGTCCGCGCCGAACTCGACGTGCGCCCGGACCTGTGGTTCTTCGGCTGCCATTTCATCGACGATCCGGTGATGCCCGGCTGCCTGGGCCTGGATGCGCTGTGGCAACTGACCGGGTTCTTCCTGACCTGGATCGGCGCGCCCGGCCGCGGCCGCGCGCTGGGCGTGGGCGAAGTGAAGTTCAGCGGACAGGTGCTGCCGAGCGCCAGGCAGGTGGTCTACGAACTGGACATCAGCCGGGTCATCAACCGCAAGCTGGTGATGGCGGTGGCCGACGGCCGCATGTCGGTGGACGGCCGCGAGATCTACACCGCCAAGGATCTGCGCGTGGGCCTGTTCACCTCGACGGAGGCGTTCTGATGCGCCGCGTCGCGATCACCGGCATGGGCATCACCTCATGCCTGGGCAACGACCTGGACACGGTGTCGCGCGCGCTGCGCGACAGCCGCGCCGGCATCCGCGCCAACCCCGAGGCAGCCGAACACGGCCTGCGCAGCCAGGTCGGCGGCGACGTGCAACTGGACCTGGAGGCGCTGATCGATCGCAAGCTCAAGCGCTTCATGGGCGATGCGTCGGCGTATGCGTACCTGGCGCTGCGCGATGCGATCGCCGATGCGGGCCTGGACGAGGCCGTGGTCAGCGACGTGCGCACCGGCCTGATCGCCGGGTCCGGCGGCGGTTCCAGCCACTGGCAGGTGGAAGCGGCGGACCTGCTGCGCAACCGCGGCGTGCGCAAGGTCGGCCCGTACATGGTGCCGCGCACGATGTGTTCGGCGGTCTCGGCCAGCCTGGCCACCGCGTTCAAGATCAAGGGCGTGAGCTACTCGCTGTCGGCGGCGTGCGCGACGTCGGCGCACTGCATCGGCGCGGCCGCGGACCTGATCCGCCACGGCCAGCAGGACGTGATGTTCGCCGGCGGCGGCGAGGAACTGGACTGGACCATGAGCCTGATGTTCGACGCGATGGGCGCGCTGTCCAGCGTCTTCAACGACCGCCCGGCGGTGGCCTCGCGCCCGTACGACGCCGAGCGCGACGGTTTCGTCATCGCCGGCGGCGGCGGCATGCTGGTGCTGGAAGACTACGAACGCGCGGTGGCGCGCGGCGCGCGCATCCATGCCGAACTGCTCGGCTACGGCGTGACCTCCGACGGCGCCGACATGGTCGCCCCGTCCGGCGAAGGCGCGGTGCGCTGCATGCAGATGGCGATGCAGGGCGTGGACGCGCCGATCGACTACCTCAACACGCACGGCACCTCGACGCCGCTGGGCGACGTCACCGAACTGGGCGCGGTGCGCGAAGTGTTCGGCGATGCGGTGCCGCCGCTGTCCTCGACCAAGGCGCTGTCCGGGCATTCGCTGGGCGCGGCCAGCGTGCACGAGGCGATCTACTGCCTGCTGATGATGCGCGACGGCTTCATCGCCGGCTCGGCCAACATCGACGCGCTGGACCCGCGCGCCGAGGGCTTCCCGATCGTGCGCGAGAGCCGCGAGGCGACCTTGCGCACGGTGATGTCCAACAGCTTCGGCTTCGGCGGCACCAACGCTGCGCTGGTGTTCGGCAAGGTGGGCTGAGGGCGGACTCCGGACTCCGGACTCCGGACTCGGGACTCGGGACTCGGGACTCGGGACTCGGGACTCGGGACTCGGGACTCGGGACTCGGGATGCTGTCCCGGGGCAAATCGCTGTCAAGCGATTTGATGAAAAAAGCGCCGATTTTTTAGAAAAAGAACGATCTTTTCTTGCTGTTGCAGCACAGCCGCTTTTCTGTGGCAGGGGCTTGAGCCCCTGCCACAGAAAAGCGCAACTGCAGCGCACTTGCGAAAATCCCGAGTCCCGAGTCCCGAGTCCCGAGTCCCGAGTCCCGAAGAGCCCCTTTACCCCGCCATGCCGCTGTGCCGCAGCAAGGCGTCCAGTTCCGGCGCGCGGCCGCGGAACGCGGTGAAGTTCTCCAGCGCCGGACGGCTGCCGCCGCGCGCCAGGATCTCCTGCAGGAAGCGCGCGCCGGTGGCGGCCAGTTGGTCCGGCGCTTCCTCGAACGCGGCATAGGCGTCGGCGCTGAGCACTTCGGCCCACTTGTAGCTGTAGTAGCCGGCGCCGTAGCCGCCGGCGAAGATGTGGCTGAACTGGTGCGGGAAGCGGTTCCATGCCGGCGGCCGGTTCACCGCGACTTCGTCGCGCACGCGTTCGAGCAGCTGCAACATGCTGTCGCCGGCCGCATCGAAGGCGTGGTGCAGCTGCATGTCGAACAGCGCGAATTCCAGCTGGCGCACGGTGAACATGCCGCTCTGGTAGTTCTTCGCCGCGAGCAGCTTGTCGAACAGCGCACGCGGCAGCCGCTGCCCGCTGTCCACGTGCGCGGTCATCGCCTGCAGCCGCGGCCATTCCCAGCAGAAGTTCTCCATGAACTGGCTGGGCAGTTCCACCGCATCCCATTCCACGCCGTTGATGCCGGCCACGCCGAGTTCGCCGACCTGGGTCAGCAACTGGTGCAGGCCGTGGCCCATCTCGTGGAACAGGGTGGTGACGTCGTTGTGGGTGAAAGTCGCCGGCTTGCCGTCGCTGCCGCGGCCGAAGTTGCACACCAGGTATACCAGCGGCGTCTGCACGCCGTCGACGCGGTCGCGGCGGTTGCGGCAGTCGTCCATCCAGGCGCCGCCGCGCTTGCCCTCGCGCGCGTACAGGTCGAGGTAGAACTGCCCGACCAGGCGGCCACGCGCATCGCTGACGCGGAAGAAGCGCACGTCCGGATGCCACAGCGGGGCGCTGTCGGCCTGCACCTGCAGGCCGTACAGGTCGCCGATGACGCCGAACAGGCCATCCAGCACCTTCGGCTCGGTGAAGTAGCGCTTCACTTCCTGCTCGGAGAAGCTGTAGCGCGCCTGCTTGAGCTTTTCGCTGGCGTAGGCCAGGTCCCAGGCCTGCAGTTCGTCCAGGCCCAGATGCTCGCGCGCGTACGCTTCCAGCTCGGCGCGGTCGCGCTGCGCGTAGGGCTTGGCGCGCGCGGCCAGGTCGCGCAGGAAGCCCAGCACCTCGTCGGGGTTCTGCGCCATCTTGGTCGCCAGCGAATACTCGGCGTAGCTGGCGAAACCGAGCAGGCCGGCCAGTTCGCCGCGCAGCGCCAGGATGCGTTCGATCGCCGCGCTGTTGTCCAGCGCCGGGTCGCCGAACTCCGAGGCGCGGATCGCGTTGGCGCGGTACAGGGTCTCGCGCAGCGCGCGGTCGTCGGCGTACATCTGCACCGGCAGGTAGCACGGCATCTGCAGGGTCAGCTTGCAGCCGGCCTGGCCGTCCTTGTCCGCGGCCGCGCGCGCGGCGGCGACCACGTCCTCGGGCAGGCCGGCCAGGCGCGCACTGTCGTCGATCTGCAGCGACCACGCATCGGTGGCGTCGAGCACGTTCTGCGAGAACTTCGCCGACAGTGCCGACAGCTCTTCCTGGATCGCGGCGAAACGCTGCTTGTCGGCATCGCCCAGTTCGGCGCCGCCCAGGCGGAAATCGCGCAGCGCGTTGTCCAGCACCTTGCGTCGCGCCGCGTCGTAGCCGGCGGCCTCGGGCGAGGCGGCCAGCGCGCGGTATTGCGCGAACAGCGCCAGGTTCTGCCCCAGCGCGCTGGAGAAGCGCGTCAGCTTGGGCAGGTTGGCGTTGTAGGCCTCGCGCAGCGCCGGCGTATTGACCACGCCCTGCAGGTGGTTGACCTGGCCCCAGGCGCGCCACAGGCGCTCGGTGGCGTCGTCCAGCGGCACCACGAAGCGGTCCCAGCTCACCGGCGCGACCTGCTCGGCCTGCGCGACCGCGGCTTCGGCGGCGGCCAGCAGCGCGTCGATCGCCGGGCCGATGTGCTCGGGCTGGATCGCATCGAAGCGCGGCAGGCCGGAAAAATCGAGCAGGGGATTGGTCATCGCGGGAATCTCGGTAGCGGAGGAAGGGCCGGCGCTGCCGGCCTCGAGGGGGATATGGCGGTCAGGACAGCGCGGCACAAGCCAGCGGCGGCAGCCCGGCGCCGGCCACCGCCGCGGCCAGCTGCGCGTCGGCCTGCTCCACGTCGATGCCGTGCTGGCGGTACCAGTCGGGCTGGTAGTAGCTGTGCCCGTAGCGCTCGCCGCTGTCGCACAGGATGGTGACGATGGAACCGCTGCGGCCCTGCTCGCGCATCCGCGTCGCCGCCTGCAGCACGCCGACGAAGTTGGTGCCGGTGGAGCCGCCGACGCGACGGCCCAGGCGCGCGCTCACGTAGCGCATCGCCGCCAGGCTCAGCGCATCGGGCACCTTGACCATCGCATCGACGCAGCTGGGGATGAAGCTCGATTCCACCCGCGGCCGGCCGATGCCCTCGATGCGCGAACCGCCGGTGCTGGCCAGGCCGGCGTAGTCGCGCCCGGCCAGCGCTTCGCAATAGCCTTCGAAGAACACCGACACTTCCGGATCCGCGCACAGGATGCGGGTGGCGTGGCGGCGGTAGCGCACGTAGCGGCCCAGCGTGGCGGCGGTGCCACCGGTGCCGGGGCTGCACACGATCCATTCCGGCACCGGGTGCGGTTCTTCCTGCATCTGCCGGAAGATCGACTCGGCGATGTTGTTGTTGGCGCGCCAGTCGGTGGCGCGCTCGGCGTACAGGAACTGGTCCATGAAGTGGCCGCCGCTGGCGCGCGCCAGCTGCACCGAATCGGCGTGCAGGTCGCAGGCGCGCTCGACCAGGTGGCAGCGCCCGCCCTGGAACTCGATCGCGGCGATCTTCTCCGGCGAGGTCGCGGCCGGCATCACCGCGATGAACGGCAATCCCAGCAGGCGCGCGAAATAGGCTTCGGACACCGCGGTGGAGCCGCTCGAGGCCTCGATCACCGGCCGCCCCTCGCGCAGCCAGCCGTTGGCCAGCGCGTACAGGAACAGCGAGCGCGCCAGGCGGTGCTTGAGGCTGCCGGTGGGATGGCTGGACTCGTCCTTGAAATACAGGTCGATGCCGGGGAAACCGGGCAGGTCCAGCGGGATCAGGTGGGTGTCGGCCGAACGGTTGAAATCGGCTTCGATCTTCTGGATGGCGTTGGCCACCCAATCGCGAGGGGTCATGGCGGTGCGCAGGACGGGAAAATCGCGTCCACGATACACGCACGCCCCGCGCCCTGGGGCTGCGCCGGGGCGGCAAGGCCGGCGACGTTCACCTGGCGGCGGCGCCTTGGCCGCCCCGGCGCACCGCCGCTCAGTCAGCCTGCCGCGACGCCGAAGCCGGCATCGGCGATGGCGCGCTCGATCGCCGCGGCGTCGGTGCGGGTCTCGTCGTAGTCGACGCCGACGCGGCCGCCGTCCAGCACGACCGCGGCCGCGGCGACCCCGGCGCTGGCCTCCAGCACCCGTTGCAGCCGCGCCGAGCAGCCGCCGCAGGTCATGCCCTGGACCGTGAGTTCGAGATGGCGCATTGCAGTGTCCTCGTTTGGAAATAACGTTGCCGCCGCGCCGCGCTCAGCGCGGCCGCCAGCGGTTCAGCAGCAGGGAATTGGCCAGCACCGAGATCGAACTCAGCGCCATCGCCGCGCCGGCGAGCACCGGATTGAGCAGGCCCAACGCGGCCAGCGGGATGCCGAGCACGTTGTAGAAAAAGGCGAAGAACAGGTTCTGGCGGATCTTGCGCAAGGTCGCCGCGGACAGGTCGATGGCGGTGGCCACGCCGTCCAGGTCGCCATGCACCAGCACCACGTCGGCCGCTTCCACGGCGATGTCCGAACCGGCGCCGATGGCGAAGCTGACGTCGGCGGCGGCCAGCGCCGGCGCATCGTTGATGCCGTCGCCGACCATGCCGACGTGCGCGCCGCGCTCGGCCTGCAGGCGCCGTACTTCCTCGGCCTTGTGCTGCGGCAGCACCTCGGCCAGCACCCGCGCGATGCCGGTCTGCGCGGCCACGGCCTGCGCGACATGGCGGTTGTCGCCGCTGAGCATGACCACCTCGATGCCGCGCGCCTTGAGCCGCGCCACCGCCTCGAGGGCACCGGCGCGCAACGGATCGGCGATGCCGATGTAGCCGGCCAGGCGGCCGTCCAGCGCGACCGCGACCAGGCTCTGGCCCTTGGCCTGCGCCGCCTCGGCCCGCTGCAGCAGCGCCGCGTCCGGCGCCTGCACGCACAGCTCGCGCAGCCACGCCAGCGACCCCAGCGCCACCTCGCGGGTATCGA includes these proteins:
- the fabB gene encoding beta-ketoacyl-ACP synthase I, which encodes MRRVAITGMGITSCLGNDLDTVSRALRDSRAGIRANPEAAEHGLRSQVGGDVQLDLEALIDRKLKRFMGDASAYAYLALRDAIADAGLDEAVVSDVRTGLIAGSGGGSSHWQVEAADLLRNRGVRKVGPYMVPRTMCSAVSASLATAFKIKGVSYSLSAACATSAHCIGAAADLIRHGQQDVMFAGGGEELDWTMSLMFDAMGALSSVFNDRPAVASRPYDAERDGFVIAGGGGMLVLEDYERAVARGARIHAELLGYGVTSDGADMVAPSGEGAVRCMQMAMQGVDAPIDYLNTHGTSTPLGDVTELGAVREVFGDAVPPLSSTKALSGHSLGAASVHEAIYCLLMMRDGFIAGSANIDALDPRAEGFPIVRESREATLRTVMSNSFGFGGTNAALVFGKVG
- a CDS encoding MBL fold metallo-hydrolase, translated to MTKDVFPSQRIGDFTITAISDGYLGVGLDALMNVEPADALQLQNDGRVEDASAVHINCYLVQGRGRTILIDAGAGGFKQWGGRLLRNLSLAGLRPAQIDAILLTHAHPDHVGGLIDASGDVAFPNAELVVQRREIAFWQDDGNLSRAAARARGNFLLARQVFDGYRDRLRIFDAGEVLPGIAALPLPGHTAGHTGYRLDAGERSLLVWGDIVHFPQIQVPHPEVSIVFDHDPALAVATRSRLLDLVSTERLLIAGMHFGELGFARIERTNAAYAVTYEA
- a CDS encoding M3 family metallopeptidase, which gives rise to MTNPLLDFSGLPRFDAIQPEHIGPAIDALLAAAEAAVAQAEQVAPVSWDRFVVPLDDATERLWRAWGQVNHLQGVVNTPALREAYNANLPKLTRFSSALGQNLALFAQYRALAASPEAAGYDAARRKVLDNALRDFRLGGAELGDADKQRFAAIQEELSALSAKFSQNVLDATDAWSLQIDDSARLAGLPEDVVAAARAAADKDGQAGCKLTLQMPCYLPVQMYADDRALRETLYRANAIRASEFGDPALDNSAAIERILALRGELAGLLGFASYAEYSLATKMAQNPDEVLGFLRDLAARAKPYAQRDRAELEAYAREHLGLDELQAWDLAYASEKLKQARYSFSEQEVKRYFTEPKVLDGLFGVIGDLYGLQVQADSAPLWHPDVRFFRVSDARGRLVGQFYLDLYAREGKRGGAWMDDCRNRRDRVDGVQTPLVYLVCNFGRGSDGKPATFTHNDVTTLFHEMGHGLHQLLTQVGELGVAGINGVEWDAVELPSQFMENFCWEWPRLQAMTAHVDSGQRLPRALFDKLLAAKNYQSGMFTVRQLEFALFDMQLHHAFDAAGDSMLQLLERVRDEVAVNRPPAWNRFPHQFSHIFAGGYGAGYYSYKWAEVLSADAYAAFEEAPDQLAATGARFLQEILARGGSRPALENFTAFRGRAPELDALLRHSGMAG
- the dinB gene encoding DNA polymerase IV, with the protein product MRKIIHVDMDAFYASVEQRDDPALRGKPVVVAWRGMRSVVCAASYEARVFGIRSAMPALRAERLCPDAIFVPPDFARYKAVSRQVREIFQRHTDLIEPLSLDEAYLDVTAPKGDLATATEIAQTIRAQIREETALTASAGIAPNKFLAKIASDWRKPDGQFVIRPHRVEAFLTPLPVSKVPGVGKVMQARLAALGIVTVGDLRAHAEAELEARFGSFGLRLYQRARGIDERPVESDQQVQSISSEDTFAEDLALDALEPAIRQLAEKTWNATRRTERVARTVVLKLKTAQFRILTRSFTPEQPPQSLQALTDIALALRQRVDLPASTRYRLVGVGLAGFHEPEPVQAQGRLFR
- a CDS encoding NAD(P)H-binding protein; translated protein: MHIALIGATGHIGRHIAREALRRGHAVTALVRNAQPRPPELDGASIVLASLDDRAALAAAVRGHDVLASAYGPGAAAADTIPGVAQTLIDVARSAGVRRLLVVGGAGSLEVAPGLQLVDTPDFPDAYKPYALAHRAALQHLQAAADLDWTFYAPAAEIGPGDQRGGVRTQATALLGDAQGHSAISYADYASAFVDEIERPQYLRQIATAAY
- a CDS encoding heavy-metal-associated domain-containing protein, giving the protein MRHLELTVQGMTCGGCSARLQRVLEASAGVAAAAVVLDGGRVGVDYDETRTDAAAIERAIADAGFGVAAG
- a CDS encoding LysR family transcriptional regulator, which produces MDRLTAIAVFVEVAERGSLTAAAEALELSRAMVSRHLAELERWLGARLLHRTTRRVTLTGAGETALARFRPMLAIGASLRDELASDDPEPHGQLRVTASASFGQAHLAAAAAEFVARHPQARVDMLLADRTVNLVEERIDLAVRISHRVDPGLIARRLSVCRSVLCAAPAYLQRRGAPHSAADLAAHNCLGHHYVGRHEWPLRYRGEPVSVAVSGNFTANEATVLLEAVRAGAGIAMLPTYQAAALLRSGELQRVLPDHELDTMDIFGVYASRRQQPAIVRAFLDFLVARFGEVPYWDRD
- the fabA gene encoding 3-hydroxyacyl-[acyl-carrier-protein] dehydratase FabA, translated to MSRLTSYSREHLLASARGELFGAEAARLPNDPMLMFDRITHIDDNGGAHGKGVVRAELDVRPDLWFFGCHFIDDPVMPGCLGLDALWQLTGFFLTWIGAPGRGRALGVGEVKFSGQVLPSARQVVYELDISRVINRKLVMAVADGRMSVDGREIYTAKDLRVGLFTSTEAF
- a CDS encoding PLP-dependent cysteine synthase family protein encodes the protein MTPRDWVANAIQKIEADFNRSADTHLIPLDLPGFPGIDLYFKDESSHPTGSLKHRLARSLFLYALANGWLREGRPVIEASSGSTAVSEAYFARLLGLPFIAVMPAATSPEKIAAIEFQGGRCHLVERACDLHADSVQLARASGGHFMDQFLYAERATDWRANNNIAESIFRQMQEEPHPVPEWIVCSPGTGGTAATLGRYVRYRRHATRILCADPEVSVFFEGYCEALAGRDYAGLASTGGSRIEGIGRPRVESSFIPSCVDAMVKVPDALSLAAMRYVSARLGRRVGGSTGTNFVGVLQAATRMREQGRSGSIVTILCDSGERYGHSYYQPDWYRQHGIDVEQADAQLAAAVAGAGLPPLACAALS
- the gph gene encoding phosphoglycolate phosphatase (PGP is an essential enzyme in the glycolate salvage pathway in higher organisms (photorespiration in plants). Phosphoglycolate results from the oxidase activity of RubisCO in the Calvin cycle when concentrations of carbon dioxide are low relative to oxygen. This enzyme is a member of the Haloacid Dehalogenase (HAD) superfamily of aspartate-nucleophile hydrolase enzymes (PF00702).), whose translation is MTFPYALVVFDLDGTLVDSGADIAEALNRTLAEFGLARVPEATVLGWIGEGVRKLVETAWRHAHDATPIDAVMPAFMRHYEECLLRSPRLYPGVAEALAQLRARGVTLALCTNKPSAFVQPLLRHLGVADAFAAALGGDSLPERKPSPLPLLHLAQHFAQPPARCLMVGDSGTDLQAAHAAGMPAALVRYGYPRELDLATADVVLRMDDMRELLALG